Genomic window (Rosa chinensis cultivar Old Blush chromosome 6, RchiOBHm-V2, whole genome shotgun sequence):
ccgggcatgaactcctcagcatgatggacgctttctccggctacaatcagatcaagatgcatcccagcgatcaggagtgtaccaccttcaccaccgacaaaggcctgtactgctacaatgttatgcctttcggtctgaagaacgccggtgcaacttatcagcggctgatgaatgctatgttcgctgaacatttgggcaagataatcgaagtctacgtggacgacatgttggtcaagagtataaaggccagcggacatgtggcaaacctcaagatcatagttaccatcctcctggcctatggcatgcgcctcaacccagaaaaatgcttctttggcgtcaccgccagcaaatttctgggttatatcgtcagtgaacgaggaatcgaggctaacccggacaaggtacaggccatactcgacctggcggaccctgagtataaggtacatgtccagtgcctccagggcaagttaaccgccctttctcgattcatctccaggctcactaacaggtgtgccccatttttcaaactcctcaaaacgactcacaagaaagtcatcaactggaacccagaatgtcagacggcgtttcagggcttgaaggattacctagcggcagtcccactactctctatccctgtgcaaggagagacactgttcatatacctagcggtatcgatatcagcggtgagttgcgccattgtccggcggaagggacaggacgagctcccagttttctacgccggcagaggcatgaacggggcagaaacaagatacccacccttggagcagctagctctcgcactcatcgttgccgccaggcgcctccgccaatattttcaagcacacacaatccatgtgctaactaatcaaccgctgagacaggtgatgcagaaccctgaacattcagggcgcctcagcaagtgggccatcgagctcagtgaatttgacatagattacaagccaagaaccgccatgaagggccaggcggtagcggacttcatcgctgagctcaccgagcgtcagcccaatCCCGGCACGGAGgctgagcccgggacggaattggtaaccgctgaggagccagctcccctacagtcagattggaacctgcatgtggacggctccgccagcgccaaggccagcggcgccggagtcatcctgacaggaccaggggggctgaacgtggaatacgcattgaaattcaacttcaaggcctccaacaatatggcggagtacgaagcactcattgccggcttactccttgccatcgattcaggggctgacagtgtcaacatcttcagtgattcccagttggtcgttaaccaggtcaatagcagcttccaggccaaggaccaacagttagcggcatacttggggtacgttaagacactcctcaagaaattcaaatttcataacatcacacaaatccccagggaaaagaacgccaaggctgattcactggcaagactggcaaccgcccagccacatcagagtccagcggacacaagagtggagtgtcttgacaagccaagtatcacaaaaaccctggcggagatcttcaacattgaggtcaataccagctggatggacgaagtcattgagtacaagcgcaacggcacattgccggaagacaaagttaaggcgcgacaactcaagcggagggcaacccgctacaacatccagaacggcaagctgtaccgccagggattcacccatcccaacctccgctgcctaaccccagaggagggaaaggttgtTCTGGcggcaattcatagcggagaatgcggaaaccactcaggcgccagatccttagccaatcgcacaatgcggcaaggctatttttggcctactctcggcgatgATGCCCGCCAGATGTCGAGAtcatgccacaaatgccaacaatttgctgatctcccacatgcaccggcggaaccactatcggtcatcatcgctccatggattcactcaacttggggcctggatctgatgggaaaatttcgaaccgccaagggccagttcaagtacatcatagttgctatcgactacaacagcaagtggatagaggcggagccactaacggcaataactaccgccaaggtaattcacttcctctggaagaacatctactgtcgttacggtgtcccacacacaataatcacagacaacggcacacagttcaacaacaaggagctcatctctttcaccgccaacttgggtaccaagatgagttttgcatctgtcgcccacccccagaccaacggtcaggtcgaagcagcaaacaagataatcaaaaagctgctgaagaaaaaactcgacaaagcaaagggtctatgggcggagaaactcccggaagttctatgggccatcagaacaaccccaacttccgcaactggtgaaactcctttttgcatgatgttcggaacggaggctgtcctgcctattgaggttactcaacctaccgccagagtcgagggctaccgcccagaaaccaacactgacggcatcaacctggacaaggacctcctggaagaaaagcgacacaaggcccacttatgcaacctgcaaaacaagcagcgggtatcgcgtttctacaacgccagagtcaaagcccggaacctccaactgggggactgggtaatgaaggaagtcattccaccgccaacaaggcttcgcccaacttgggaaggtccatacaaaattgtggaagtcgttagcccaggcaccttctacttaatggacaaggatggcgtcacaacgacccacccttggaataccgaacaccttcggtattattacaaatagtcatgccgctacccaaaggcatcttgacttagctaaatttttgttcaatatttagctaagggaagctacccaacgggtactacccctcttttgtaaacgctgatcagtcagctatcaatgaaacgaggaattattcaaaccattgttaccaagtctagcactgagggcaactggcaacgccaggaatcgtcagcggaccacgtccgctacgttgtgcacttggaccaattttaattcctttaatgtttcattgcttggcaaaagaaaaatctctaagtcaaaactctagcggtacaaacatatcatgacaaacatcaaactttgaaatttcatttcagggctgagaCTCCCCATCCAAAGTTGTTCATTACTTCAAAATGTCGAAACTCAgccaacgaaaaaaaaaaaataaaaaaaacaacacaTGTAGGAGCTCAGCTCTTCGGGTTGGCTTCAACATCTCCACCTTCCGCAGGCGGCTGTGGTTGTGCGCGGCTTGTCTGGTCAGACCCTCTGGCGGTAGGACTTGGAGTCTCTATGGTGCCATCCGGACGAGTGTGTGCCGCCAGGAAACCGGCACGGGACACCTCTGACTGGGTAGGCAGAGGAGTCTGCTGAGAACCATCCGCGGGCTGTGCACCACTTTCCCCGCTTCCCGAGCGAACACCTTCAGGCTGGACAGGAACCGCAGCTTGCACCGGCGGAGCATTTTGGACTGGCAGAACAGGTGGCTGGGACGCCTtcgcaaagtcaatggcgcccctctgcttcagcatctccacGTTGGCTAGGGCGCCGGCCTTCGCCGATTCAGTCATCGCCTTtttgtactccgccgactgtTTGAATTTCTCCACAGCGGCGGCAGCGGCACGGGTCCCTTCGTCCCGCAGGCGAGCTACCTCAGCCTCCAGTTTCGTCACCGCTGCCTgcttggcggcagactcccgctgcaggaTATCAATTTTTTTCTCCTTAGCGACcacccgctcctgcagcagagaCATGTCTTGTTCCATCCTGGAGATGTGGTTGTTCCGTTCCACGTCCCGCCGGATTGCCACTTCCAACTTGCCGCGAGCATCCGCGGCGTCGCAATCCGCCTTCGTCAGGCGCCGCTCCACATCCGCCAGCCTGTCCTTGGCGTCCCCCAGCTCCCTCTCGAGACCGCTGATCTCGTCCCTGAGCTGCCGCTCAACCCCGGGCTGCTTCTGCGCCGCCATgaacatctcatgcagcccaACCGAAAGGTGACCAAAAGCTGAACTGAAGGGTGACCCGTCAATCGCCGTTGGGCGGGAAATCCCCGCCAGACCACCAAACCCCATTATCTCGCAGAGGTGGTAGAGAAATCCCCGTTCATTGTCAGTCATGAACTCGGCATAggcggcaaacgagtccaggtCACTCGCAGGCGCCTTTTCTGCAGCGGCCACTGGCGCCTTCAGCGGAGCTTGGCGGGCCTTCTTTCGCTGGCGGACCCCGATAACctcagcatcatcatcatcctcctcgtCGGAGTCATCCTGCCGACGCTTCCGCAACAACCGCGTCTGTCTAGCGGCCGCAGGCCGTGGCCCCCGTTGCTGTTGACCCACCGTGGCGGCAGCCCCCGCCGGCCGCACCACCTTCTGTGGCCCACGTCGCACGTTGGGCACTCTCTCTGTCTGCTGCGCGGCGCCAGACCCCTCCTTTCCACCCCCCACATTGGCACCCGTCTGAGCAACGGGTAGGCCGTCGGCGCCAAGGTGGGAGTgcagcggcattggcagcaccaccggaacctcggatgggctcacCGCCAGCGTCACCGGGTCTATCACTGTCTTTTGAGCCGCATCCCCTGaggcatacatggcctccaaaaagttgtcaatctccgcgcggtccatggctttggcaAAGGCGTCACGGCTCCTAGCGTTACCTGGCGGCGTCTCTAAACAAACAGAAAGCAACTCAGTCAACCACAGGGCCAAATTAACTAAGTGTACAAGGTAGCGAAGATTTCTTACCAACGGCGCGGGTCAatcgttgatcgaccaacagctcccaacCGGTAAGTAGGCGAAAGTCCAACaaattgcgattccgcc
Coding sequences:
- the LOC121049822 gene encoding uncharacterized protein LOC121049822, which produces MDRAEIDNFLEAMYASGDAAQKTVIDPVTLAVSPSEVPVVLPMPLHSHLGADGLPVAQTGANVGGGKEGSGAAQQTERVPNVRRGPQKVVRPAGAAATVGQQQRGPRPAAARQTRLLRKRRQDDSDEEDDDDAEVIGVRQRKKARQAPLKAPVAAAEKAPASDLDSFAAYAEFMTDNERGFLYHLCEIMGFGGLAGISRPTAIDGSPFSSAFGHLSVGLHEMFMAAQKQPGVERQLRDEISGLERELGDAKDRLADVERRLTKADCDAADARGKLEVAIRRDVERNNHISRMEQDMSLLQERVVAKEKKIDILQRESAAKQAAVTKLEAEVARLRDEGTRAAAAAVEKFKQSAEYKKAMTESAKAGALANVEMLKQRGAIDFAKASQPPVLPVQNAPPVQAAVPVQPEGVRSGSGESGAQPADGSQQTPLPTQSEVSRAGFLAAHTRPDGTIETPSPTARGSDQTSRAQPQPPAEGGDVEANPKS